DNA from Chloroherpetonaceae bacterium:
GGCCGCATTCCTGCCACTACCCGTGCAATGAGTAATTGAGCGGATATTCCATTTGTTCATTAAAGGCAGCTAAGGCTGCTTTTTTTTATTTGATAAGTTTTCTTGGCATATCAGGAGTAGAATGGCGAGGGGCTTTGCGAAGTGGCGGATTTCGGAGCACTACACTGTCAACCAGCTATGAACTTGAATAGAAGCACAAAGCTTCAAGTTTGCATTTCACCCCGACTGATGAAAAACCCGTGTTATGTGCATACCCTTTTCTGTCAATCAGTTTTTACTCTACGTTTTCGTAAAAAGTCAGTAAGTTTCCGTATAAGTCCAAAGTTGGAAATTCCCTTGTTCCGTAATATGTTGTTTCTATTTCCGACTTTTCGTTGTGAAGCACATTTTTTGCTTTCAGTTCGTTATACAGTTCGTCAATCCCTTTCACTTCAATTCTGCAACTGTGTGTTCCTGCCAAAAAACTTTCTGATCCACTACTGATTGGTTTTAGAAACAGAAATATGCTTTTCCATTTCCAACTGTTATTACAGGAAGCCCACAAATGCAGTTCAATGTCGCCCCGAACTAAAATTGCAAAAGTTTCTTCCTTGTGTCGGCAGTCAAACCCGAATTTGTTCTTGTAAAACTCAACCGATTTGTCAATCTGTCGGACGGGGAACGCTGGTATCGTTTTTAATAATTTTGTCATCGGTTTGTCCTTTTACGGTGTCTTCTTAGGGTTGCACATAACGGTTTCGGGCTTTGCGTTCGGGCGGGTTTCGGAGCACAAAAGCTTGTTTTATTACTGATGTTTAATAGAATTACTACCGTTGAGTTTTGCACTTCAACCCGCCTGACGCAAAACCCTTGTTATAGGGTGTTTTTATTTGTTTGTTATTACTTCTACATTTCTACCAAGCGTTTTAAATCTAACACCGTTGCTTTGCAAAACAGTTATTGTAATGTGTCTAGTTTTGCTCGTTTTTAGGTCTTGTACAATACCTGATTTCCCCTTATGTGTTCCGCCAATGACGATACAATGGTCTCCGTTCTTTAATTTTTGGGTTTTAGAATTGTCCATATCATTTGCTTTCAATTATTTTATTAATGTTAATCAATTCCTTTGTGTTTGTCTTTCGCATAAATGCCGTCAAGCCTGTATATAGGGCTCTGCTTGTCTGTCCGCAGAGTTCGTATCCTTGTCATCGGTAAATTTTTATTTAATTCTCCGTTGTCTGCTGTAATATTCATCGTCCACTTTGCCGTCTTGGTCAAAGTCCTCAACTCCCCAATATTCTACAAAAAATTTGTCCACCTTTATTTTATATTTATAAGTCACTCGTTTAGGAATAGTGTCTTGAATTATTAGCGTGTCATTTTCAATTCTCCAAGTTCCGGCTGGGTCATAAATAATGCTGTCTTGAAGATTTTTGTGAACAGAATGGTAAGTTCCGTCATTGGCAAAGTAGGTTTGAATATTTCTGGTTTTCATTTTTTCTTCCCATTCGTTTCCATTTACCTCAATTACCTTGACGCTGTCTGTATTTTGGAAACTGTGCATTGTGATTTTCATTTCGTCTATTTCCCAAGCCCCTACCAAATCAGATTGTTTCTTGGTAGCACAAGAAAAAACAATGATAGTAAGGGCGATAAAAAAATGTCCTTTATTATTTGCGATTGTAGTCATTGTTATTTTTTTAATATTTAATTTTTTCATTGGTATTATTTTTTTAATGTCCATATTTTGTCAGTAGTACTTTCATAGTTGTTGTGTCGTTTTAAAATGCCCCATAATGGGGAGCGGCTTTGCGGGGGGTCGAAGGGCGCGAAGCAGCCCGAAGACTCACGCAAAACCGATGTTCAACGAAGCGAAGTGAGCGAACAGCGGTGTAGCCGCTCCCCGTTCAGCTAAACGCAGCGAAGCGGAGTTAAGCTGAACGTTTTGGCGCTTGGCGCAGTGGCGGGTTTCATAGCACTAAACTGTCAACCAGCACTACACTTGAATAGAAGCACAAAGGTCCAAATTTGCAAATCACCTCGCCTGATGAAAAAAATTAATAAATGTGAAGTATTTATTTTTGATTTTTCTCAATTTTCCTAAGTTGTATAATATTCCCTTTGTTATCGGTTTTAATTTTAAAAATATCATTTTTGGTTTTGTATATTAACTCAATAATTTCATCATCTCTTTTGTACTGAAAATGAGATAAATAAATTTGAGAGGGTTTTAAATTATATTCATTTAGTAACTTATCCTTTATATCTGATTTGATCTTTATAGTATTAACAGCCTCTTTATCGAAATTTTTTGATTTAATTGCATCAAATAGTCTCATTGTCAATTGCACTGTTAGACCACCAGCAACTGCAATTAAATATGTTGTCCAAAAACCACTCGCACCTTTTCGCAAATTTCGTTACTTTTAATAATTTTGAATTCAACTACTTCATCACTTAGTATTTCTTTTATATTTTGAAGTTCATTATCACTGAAATAAATGTTGGTAGTGTTAATCTGAATACATTCTTCAAATTCAATATTTGAAAATGGTTTGTAGATGTCAATGTTGTTGTCAGTAATTTTGTACTTTGATAAATAGTTTAATAATTTCTCAATTGATCTATCTCCCATTAATACTATACTTAGTATAGAGTATTGTTCATAGTTATCACTACTTACTTCTATGCCTTCTCCGAGTAAACTATATAAATCTTGTTCTAATTTTGATAATTCTATGTCGTCAATATAAGTAGCGAAATACCTCGGTTTTGTTTCAATTACATTATGAAAGTCATCATCGTAAATGTGTGTGAAAATTTCGATATGTAGTGTATTCATATTAGTTAACATAAAAGTTAAAGGCTTTGCGTAACATGAAAGTTTTTGTTTTAGAATATTAACTAACGGAACTGTAATTGAATAGATGTACAAAGCACCAAGTATGCAAGTCAGCCCGCCTGACGCAAAACCCGTGTTAGCTGTTCGTGCTTCTACTTGTCCAACGTGTCTGAAATTACTATTTTTTTGTATACTCTTTTGCTAGTTCGTCATATACTTTTACGGAATAGTAGTCTTTAGAGCCGCCTTTGGGGTTATCTAAGTTTAAATATCTTGGTTTATGAAATTTAGGATTGTTCTTTAGTTTTTTCAGTTTGTTATTAAAATTATTATTGATTTTAAAGTCTGAAAAGAGTTTTTTGCATTTTACAGTCACATCGTGATACGTTTGTGTGTAAACTGTCCTGAATAAATTTTCCTCATCAATTTTAATTTTTTTTACTCCTTCTTCATTTTCGTCATCTGTCAAAACAAACTTACTTATAACATTTTCAACTCTAATTGCTGCTTTCTTTTTGTCCCTAGTGATTGCAGCTACAACATCAGCATTTTTTATCCTGCTTTCATTTATTAATGACATTTTGAAGCTAAATAATATGGAATCTTCTATTCCTTCGTCTGAAATTTGTTCCGTGGATTTTATTATACTCTTTACAAAGGACTGAACGGCTTTAGATGATTTTTCAATTTGTGATGCGTTTGAAAGAAAGTCTATTGGTGAAGCTGGCTTTTTAAAGCCGATTGGAAGTAGAATTAGATTTGTCTCGCTGGCAATATCAATTCCGAAATACTTCAGAAGAAAATCGTGATACAACAAAATGTTTTTACTCAATAATGAGAAAAGCAAGACATCAATGTCATCCTGATAAAAGTGTATAGTATTGCAGCGATACTCATAAATTTTTTCAAGGTTTTGTTTAGCTACTGAAAAATCCTTCCCCAATTCACCTGCAACAAACGCTAAACATTCGTCAAATGGTTTAGTTGTCCCGTCAGGTCGAATGACTATGACTTTTGGGAAGTGTTTTATAATAAAAGATTTTAAAAGCAATTCCCAAGAATTTATATTTAGGATTGCACACAACTCGTAGCGAAAAGGGAATGTCGGCTTGTTGTGTATTTCTATACAGGCAAGTTGTGATGATTTGCTATTAAGTAAAAGCTTGTCCAGAACTTCTTCCATTTTCAAAGCTAATTTGTAAGTTACATTTTCAGGTTAGCAGTGTCGTCATAGCCTGACCGCTAACGGCTGGGGGTGTGACCAGTTTGGGCGAACTGAGCCAAGATTTCATCATGCGATACTGCGCCCCGCTGCGAGCCGACCCGAACGCCTAACCCGTACATCCCAAATTGGTTACACCCCTTGTTGTGCTCAGTTTTTTTTATCTTATCTCAAGCAAATTCATTTTATCAAAGAATTTTACTTGATATTCCATTAATTCATCATAAGTCATTAAATGAATATAGCCTTGATTGAGTTGTCTCATTATTTTTTCTAGCTCAAATATTCGTTGGTCTTTTTCTTCTTTTCTACCAATTAGAATGTTATAACTAATTTTCTGGGGAACCATTCCGAAAATCTTATTAAGTTCGGTTTTATTTTGGGCACTTTCTATATAATCCTTATAGTCATTAACTTGTATAATATGTTCAATCAGTTTTGAAAGAGGGGCGTTATGTCTTTTTTTACTCTTCATAAAAGTTTCATTAGGCAATTTTATTTCTAAAAGATTTAAGTCTGTTCTGTAATTAAAATTTGGTTTTAGAAAGAAATCAGGCTCTTCATAATTTACTTCGTTTTTCATTAATCTAGGTTCATACCAATATCTTGAAAAACTGTCTCTTAACAAAAAGTATTTATTTTCTCTAAAAAACTTATGATAAACTTTTTCTTCTCCCTTTTTTCCTATTCTTGAAGAACGTTTAAGTAGTTTTATAAACTCATCTATGGATTTTTCGATTTGCTTAGTGTTAAAATTCAACCAGTAATAATTAAGTTTTCTAGGAAATAATTTGAAGTTTTCAGATAATATCTTTGTTCCTATATGAGTTTTTCTTTTTTCACTAAAATATTTAGAATAATCAATAATACCTGAATTAAATCTAATCCCAAGTAAATCAAGTTCATTTAACACCGATTTTCTCCAACTTTTAATTGTTGATATAAAATCGGAAGTAAATAAATGAATTTTGTCTATACCAATATCATCAATTGTTAAATCATAGTTATGAAACGCTGTTTTGTTTTCTTCTGAACTTACAATTAAACAAATAGGCATTTCATTAAGGTTGAAGTCTCTTTTAGAGTAAGTTCTTTCGAAATCTTTTCTTAACCAATTCTTGAATTCTTCGGAACGTTCATAACCTACAATGCTATATGTAATTATTAAGTCTAGGGGCGATTGAAATTCTACTATATAATTATTAATGAAATCTTTTGCTGAATGAAATGAATTACAAAAGGTTAGCGAGTCGCCTTCGCATAAATCAGACAACTCATTTCTTAAACTATATTCATTATTCCCTTGATTAGTAATTACTAATATGCGCATTTTCTAAAATTGAGCACAACTCGTTTATAGGTGTAGAAAAACTACATAAAAACAGACGAATGGCTGGCTTGGTGTAGTTTTAGTGTCATAAATCATCAAATGGACGTTTAATGTTTTGATGGTTTTCTGCGATGTAAAGATCTCTTTTTATTTGTCCCTCAAAAAGCCACATTTAAGGTTTGTATGCCTTATTATAATTCCTCAGCATTTCTAAAATTTTTTAAGAAATCGGAACATTTCGATCTTTTTAACTTTCTTTCGTTTAATGAGCAGAATTCCACGATTACTGTCAATCTCGGCAGGATTGAGGTAAAGCAATTCATTTCTTCTCGGTCCGCAAGCGTAAATCAAACTTAGCCTCGTGCGGTGCGTGATGTTGCCGGGGCTTCCTGAATGATTTTTTTCTTTTGCTCAAATATATATTATGACTTCCCGCCGAAAAAATCAATTACCCACCTCCGAGGTATCCCTTCCCACCTCCGAAGTATCCCCCCCCACCTCAAACATGAACAAGTTCATGTAAAAACCGAACTTGTTCAGGTAAAACATCAACTGGTTTAGGTCAGAGAGAAACTGGTTCAAGTCGGAAGTGAACTGGTTCATGTAAAACATAAACTGGTTCAAGTCGGAACTGAACTGGTTCAAGTAAAACATAAACCGGTTCAAGTCGGAGTAGAACTGGTTCAAGTAAAACATCAACGGGTTCATGTTTGAAGTGAACCCGTTTAGGTCAAAGCTGAACTAATTCAAGTATTGAAAGAACGGGTTAATCTTTAAGGTGAGCGCCTGATGAAATAAACGCGCTCGCTTGGTATCAAGAAGGCTGTGTTCGGCTTTTTCTTGGAGCGCCTTGCCCATCAAAACGCTTCTTTAAATCCTCCAAAATCGTCTTCGCGTTCGGGACATTCATTTTAGCGGCCTGCCGCAAGGCGTTGTAATACGCAAGGGCAGAAGTATAAGCCTCACTGCCCGAAAGCATTTGCGTATCGCGCAAGTTATCGCAAAGCGGCGCGGCAATCTGCAAAAGCGATTCCATTTCTTGATAGGCCTTCATATCCGTTCTAAGCTCAGGAATGCTGACAAAAGGCGGCGCAAATTCCGGATTCGTGGCGGTGTAGTCGAGCACCTTATCGACAAAGGGCAAAGTTTTATCGCTCATCTTGGGCAGGTTCTGCCGGTCGTCGGGCGTGAGTGCCACGAGATACGGTTTGAGCAGTTCGGTGCATTCCGTTAGGTTGGCTTTGACTTTGGCGAGTGTTTCAGCCGGAATTTGAATCGAGATGTTGTTTTCCATAGGACGAGGAAATTTAAGTTTGTT
Protein-coding regions in this window:
- a CDS encoding VOC family protein, encoding MTKLLKTIPAFPVRQIDKSVEFYKNKFGFDCRHKEETFAILVRGDIELHLWASCNNSWKWKSIFLFLKPISSGSESFLAGTHSCRIEVKGIDELYNELKAKNVLHNEKSEIETTYYGTREFPTLDLYGNLLTFYENVE
- a CDS encoding DUF3644 domain-containing protein encodes the protein MEEVLDKLLLNSKSSQLACIEIHNKPTFPFRYELCAILNINSWELLLKSFIIKHFPKVIVIRPDGTTKPFDECLAFVAGELGKDFSVAKQNLEKIYEYRCNTIHFYQDDIDVLLFSLLSKNILLYHDFLLKYFGIDIASETNLILLPIGFKKPASPIDFLSNASQIEKSSKAVQSFVKSIIKSTEQISDEGIEDSILFSFKMSLINESRIKNADVVAAITRDKKKAAIRVENVISKFVLTDDENEEGVKKIKIDEENLFRTVYTQTYHDVTVKCKKLFSDFKINNNFNNKLKKLKNNPKFHKPRYLNLDNPKGGSKDYYSVKVYDELAKEYTKK
- a CDS encoding DUF4263 domain-containing protein, which gives rise to MRILVITNQGNNEYSLRNELSDLCEGDSLTFCNSFHSAKDFINNYIVEFQSPLDLIITYSIVGYERSEEFKNWLRKDFERTYSKRDFNLNEMPICLIVSSEENKTAFHNYDLTIDDIGIDKIHLFTSDFISTIKSWRKSVLNELDLLGIRFNSGIIDYSKYFSEKRKTHIGTKILSENFKLFPRKLNYYWLNFNTKQIEKSIDEFIKLLKRSSRIGKKGEEKVYHKFFRENKYFLLRDSFSRYWYEPRLMKNEVNYEEPDFFLKPNFNYRTDLNLLEIKLPNETFMKSKKRHNAPLSKLIEHIIQVNDYKDYIESAQNKTELNKIFGMVPQKISYNILIGRKEEKDQRIFELEKIMRQLNQGYIHLMTYDELMEYQVKFFDKMNLLEIR